From Actinosynnema mirum DSM 43827, a single genomic window includes:
- a CDS encoding HAD-IA family hydrolase: MCLVRGLVLDFGGVLTDSGSEELLIAVERARREDIRTAILSNADGRWAPPREWGHLFDAVVTSGASGVAKPDAEIYLLTASELGLEPGDCVFVDDLPVNVRGAAAAGMVGVHHTSVETTLQELEILLAIPLRG, translated from the coding sequence TTGTGCCTGGTGCGAGGACTGGTGCTCGACTTCGGCGGCGTGCTGACCGACAGCGGAAGCGAAGAACTCCTGATCGCGGTGGAGAGGGCGCGCCGCGAGGACATCAGGACGGCGATCCTGAGCAACGCGGACGGCCGCTGGGCGCCGCCCCGCGAGTGGGGTCACCTGTTCGACGCGGTGGTCACCTCGGGGGCCTCGGGCGTGGCCAAGCCGGACGCCGAGATCTACCTGCTCACCGCCTCCGAGCTGGGACTGGAGCCGGGGGACTGCGTGTTCGTCGACGACCTGCCGGTCAACGTGCGGGGCGCCGCGGCGGCCGGGATGGTCGGTGTTCACCACACGTCGGTGGAAACCACCCTCCAGGAACTTGAAATCCTCCTGGCAATCCCCCTCAGGGGCTAA
- a CDS encoding TrmH family RNA methyltransferase translates to MEISPKDRFVTVYGRKPVLEALDDPRLEVDKVLMAEGARGPAAKEILDAASRRGVRVQRATAQRVKVLAGNGRHDQGVLADVVAPRMAPLALALESRPRGVLLLDGITTPANVGMILRTATAAGVEGIVVPRRGVASIDPLVVKASAGVAFRAPVLRCGTAAEAAAQLRAAGYPLFALDASAKRSVYAAELPERAAFVLGSETAGVSDGVREHVTDWLSIPMAAGVESLNVASAAAVLCFEVVRRRSL, encoded by the coding sequence GTGGAGATCTCGCCCAAGGACAGGTTCGTCACGGTCTACGGCCGCAAGCCCGTGCTGGAGGCGCTGGACGACCCTCGGTTGGAGGTCGACAAGGTGCTGATGGCGGAGGGCGCGCGCGGGCCCGCCGCCAAGGAGATCCTGGACGCCGCCTCGCGGCGCGGGGTCAGGGTGCAGCGGGCGACCGCGCAGCGGGTGAAGGTGCTGGCGGGCAACGGCAGGCACGACCAGGGCGTGCTGGCGGACGTGGTCGCCCCGCGCATGGCGCCGCTCGCGCTGGCCCTGGAGTCCCGGCCGCGCGGGGTGCTGCTGCTGGACGGGATCACCACGCCCGCGAACGTGGGCATGATCCTGCGCACCGCCACGGCGGCGGGCGTGGAGGGGATCGTGGTGCCCCGGCGCGGGGTGGCGTCGATCGACCCGCTCGTGGTGAAGGCGTCGGCGGGGGTGGCGTTCCGGGCGCCGGTGCTGCGCTGCGGGACCGCCGCCGAGGCCGCCGCGCAGCTGCGGGCGGCGGGGTACCCGCTGTTCGCGCTGGACGCGTCGGCGAAGCGGAGCGTGTACGCGGCGGAGCTGCCGGAGCGGGCGGCGTTCGTGCTGGGCAGCGAGACGGCGGGGGTCTCGGACGGGGTCCGGGAGCACGTGACCGACTGGCTGTCGATCCCGATGGCGGCGGGCGTGGAGTCGCTGAACGTGGCGAGCGCGGCGGCGGTGCTGTGCTTCGAGGTGGTCCGCAGGCGCTCGCTCTGA
- a CDS encoding Rv3235 family protein → MTWLRELQGYGGLERARDAWGGQVCPGAVLEHLRLVRVVVEAVDGRRPLGQVRAVLTGSAAREVGRLLSPGTSGTAVGGLRMCRVSERAAEIAGTLRRGARVRALAARAELVEGRWLLSRFHLLP, encoded by the coding sequence ATGACGTGGTTGCGGGAGTTGCAGGGGTACGGCGGGCTGGAACGGGCGCGGGACGCCTGGGGCGGTCAGGTGTGTCCGGGGGCGGTGCTGGAGCACCTGCGGCTGGTGCGGGTGGTCGTGGAGGCCGTGGACGGCAGGCGACCGCTGGGGCAGGTGCGCGCGGTGCTGACGGGGTCGGCGGCGCGGGAGGTCGGGCGGCTGCTCTCGCCGGGGACGTCGGGGACGGCGGTGGGCGGGCTGCGGATGTGCCGGGTGTCGGAGCGGGCGGCGGAGATCGCCGGGACGCTGCGGCGGGGCGCGCGGGTCCGGGCGCTGGCCGCGCGGGCGGAACTGGTGGAGGGCCGGTGGCTGCTGTCGCGCTTCCACCTGCTGCCGTGA
- a CDS encoding DUF6912 family protein, giving the protein MRVYLPATVASLRALVETGEFAPVGGTGFALTPALRESYAAGDTEELEYAAMLDAARASLRLLGQELSGDEKARPRRAVVSVDVEDGAVKLRPDLDFSVVKLSGAIPLKKIAAVHLDTAEAEDAVREAADVIDAADLGDPDADFAVGSAEDHELAWYAPQELPFVLELM; this is encoded by the coding sequence ATGAGGGTCTACCTGCCCGCCACGGTCGCGTCGCTGCGCGCCCTGGTCGAGACGGGCGAGTTCGCCCCGGTCGGCGGGACCGGGTTCGCGCTGACCCCGGCGCTGCGCGAGTCGTACGCGGCGGGGGACACCGAGGAGCTGGAGTACGCCGCGATGCTCGACGCCGCGCGGGCGTCGCTGCGGCTGCTCGGCCAGGAGCTGTCGGGCGACGAGAAGGCCCGCCCCCGGCGCGCGGTGGTGTCGGTGGACGTGGAGGACGGCGCGGTGAAGCTGCGGCCCGACCTGGACTTCTCGGTGGTCAAGCTGTCCGGGGCGATCCCGCTCAAGAAGATCGCCGCGGTGCACCTGGACACGGCCGAGGCCGAGGACGCGGTGCGCGAGGCGGCCGACGTGATCGACGCCGCGGACCTGGGCGACCCGGACGCGGACTTCGCGGTCGGCAGCGCCGAGGACCACGAGCTGGCCTGGTACGCGCCGCAGGAGCTGCCGTTCGTGCTGGAGCTGATGTAG
- a CDS encoding phosphotransferase, with the protein MTPRLRNVAHRDHLLARGREADVFLRPDGLLRKRSRSGRDPRPEAELMRHLRAHGIPVPRVAEADATEIVMEYVPGPRMSQELDAKPWRARRLGRQLARLHRDLDAVPAPDFLPGDGALLHLDLHPGNVVLGPDGPVLVDWADAARGDRSLDVALSWLAVEVGRVAPLRRPVRGAFLGAFLAGRVDAAVRRAMPAAARIRLGRARRDAAEVAAVSRLVERCSG; encoded by the coding sequence ATGACCCCGCGTCTGCGCAACGTCGCGCACCGTGACCACCTGCTGGCCCGAGGCCGCGAGGCCGACGTCTTCCTGCGCCCGGACGGCCTGCTCCGCAAGCGCAGCCGCTCCGGCCGCGACCCCCGGCCGGAGGCCGAGCTGATGCGCCACCTGCGCGCCCACGGCATCCCGGTGCCCAGGGTCGCCGAGGCCGACGCCACCGAGATCGTCATGGAGTACGTGCCCGGCCCGCGCATGTCGCAGGAGCTGGACGCCAAGCCGTGGCGCGCCCGCCGCCTCGGCCGCCAGCTCGCCCGCCTGCACCGCGACCTGGACGCCGTCCCCGCCCCCGACTTCCTGCCCGGCGACGGCGCCCTGCTGCACCTGGACCTGCACCCCGGCAACGTCGTGCTCGGCCCGGACGGCCCGGTGCTCGTGGACTGGGCCGACGCCGCGCGCGGCGACCGCAGCCTGGACGTCGCGCTCAGCTGGCTCGCCGTCGAGGTCGGCCGGGTCGCGCCGCTGCGCAGGCCGGTCAGGGGCGCGTTCCTCGGCGCGTTCCTGGCGGGCCGCGTCGACGCCGCCGTGCGCCGCGCCATGCCCGCCGCCGCCCGCATCCGGCTCGGCCGGGCCCGCCGCGACGCCGCCGAGGTCGCGGCCGTGAGCCGCCTCGTCGAGCGGTGCAGCGGATAG
- a CDS encoding VOC family protein, with product MARVIGIGGIFLRARNPARLAAWYRAHLGIPMNDRGTVTFHWEETATRDNPGTTTLALFAQDTDYFGEPGQRAMLNLRVDDLAALLDRLRAHGVEVLEQTEDSEYGRFGWCVDPEGNRVELWEPARGM from the coding sequence GTGGCAAGGGTGATCGGAATCGGCGGGATCTTCCTCAGAGCGCGCAATCCCGCCCGCCTCGCGGCCTGGTACCGGGCGCACCTCGGCATCCCCATGAACGACCGGGGGACGGTGACCTTCCACTGGGAGGAGACCGCGACCCGCGACAACCCCGGAACCACCACCCTCGCGCTGTTCGCCCAGGACACCGACTACTTCGGCGAACCCGGCCAGCGGGCCATGCTCAACCTGCGGGTGGACGACCTCGCGGCGCTGCTCGACCGGCTGCGGGCGCACGGCGTCGAGGTGCTGGAGCAGACCGAGGACTCCGAGTACGGGCGGTTCGGGTGGTGCGTCGACCCCGAGGGCAACCGGGTCGAGCTGTGGGAGCCCGCGCGCGGCATGTGA
- a CDS encoding WS/DGAT/MGAT family O-acyltransferase produces MPDRLSALDASYLYLEDASTPMHVGSVAVFRRPKAGFDYDRLVDLVEQRLSLAPRYRRKVVHVPGRLARPVWVDDQDFDVTYHVRRSALPTPGTDQQLHDLVGRLMSRPLDNTRPLWEAYLVEGLARNRIAVVTKTHQAMVDGVGAPDITQVMLDVSASPRRQVENLWMPQPEPSGLQLVVDAVAEAVQRPGEVVENARSAALDTVATVRKATDALGGLLSAVRTAATPAPGSPLNVRISSPQRRFAVARTRLDEFRAIRRAHGGTVNDGVLAALTGALRAWLLSRGEVVSASTTMRAMTPMSVRSADGKPGEVSAYLVDLPVGEPNPVVRLHHVSHATRAHQESAQKVAAQTLVRVSGFAPPTLHALGARAASSFSKRLFNVVVTNVPGPQVPLYASGARMTEMFPVVPLARSQALAIGVTSYDGGVYFGLNADRDAMPDVDVLAGMVEESVEELMGTVSG; encoded by the coding sequence ATGCCCGACCGACTGTCCGCGCTGGACGCCTCGTACCTCTACCTGGAGGACGCGTCGACGCCGATGCACGTCGGCAGCGTCGCGGTGTTCCGCAGGCCCAAGGCCGGTTTCGACTACGACCGGCTGGTCGACCTGGTCGAGCAGCGGCTCTCGCTGGCCCCGCGCTACCGGCGCAAGGTGGTGCACGTGCCGGGCAGGCTCGCCCGCCCGGTGTGGGTGGACGACCAGGACTTCGACGTCACCTACCACGTGCGCCGCTCCGCGCTGCCCACGCCGGGCACCGACCAGCAGCTGCACGACCTGGTCGGCAGGCTCATGTCGCGCCCGCTCGACAACACCCGACCGCTGTGGGAGGCCTACCTGGTGGAGGGCCTGGCGCGGAACCGGATCGCCGTGGTCACCAAGACCCACCAGGCGATGGTGGACGGCGTCGGCGCGCCCGACATCACCCAGGTGATGCTCGACGTGTCCGCGTCCCCGCGCCGCCAGGTCGAGAACCTGTGGATGCCGCAGCCGGAGCCCAGCGGCCTGCAGCTGGTCGTGGACGCGGTCGCCGAGGCGGTGCAGCGGCCCGGCGAGGTGGTGGAGAACGCCCGCTCGGCCGCGCTGGACACGGTCGCCACCGTCCGCAAGGCCACCGACGCGCTCGGCGGCCTCCTCTCGGCCGTGCGCACCGCCGCCACGCCCGCGCCGGGCAGCCCGCTCAACGTGCGGATCTCCTCGCCGCAGCGCCGGTTCGCGGTGGCCAGGACCCGCCTGGACGAGTTCCGCGCCATCCGCAGGGCGCACGGCGGCACGGTCAACGACGGCGTCCTCGCCGCGCTGACCGGCGCGCTGCGCGCCTGGCTGCTCTCGCGCGGCGAGGTCGTCTCGGCCAGCACGACCATGCGCGCCATGACGCCCATGTCGGTGCGCTCGGCCGACGGCAAGCCGGGCGAGGTGTCCGCGTACCTGGTGGACCTGCCGGTGGGGGAGCCGAACCCGGTGGTGCGGCTGCACCACGTCAGCCACGCCACCCGCGCCCACCAGGAGTCCGCGCAGAAGGTCGCCGCGCAGACCCTGGTGCGGGTCAGCGGGTTCGCCCCGCCCACGCTGCACGCGCTCGGCGCGCGGGCGGCCAGCTCCTTCTCGAAGCGGCTGTTCAACGTCGTGGTCACGAACGTGCCGGGCCCGCAGGTGCCGCTGTACGCGTCGGGCGCGAGGATGACGGAGATGTTCCCCGTGGTGCCGCTGGCCAGGAGCCAGGCGCTGGCGATCGGCGTCACGTCCTACGACGGTGGTGTGTACTTCGGGCTGAACGCTGACCGTGACGCGATGCCGGACGTGGACGTCCTCGCGGGCATGGTCGAGGAGTCGGTGGAGGAACTGATGGGAACGGTGTCCGGATGA